The following are from one region of the Deltaproteobacteria bacterium genome:
- a CDS encoding VOC family protein, which translates to MSRQFGVIRQIAFVVHDIERALAYWTETLGVGPFFLLRDLRPDTFRYRGAPSPPPAVTVALGNSGDVQIEIIQQHDDRPSAYRDFLASGREGLQHVSSWLTRAEYDATYARMTAAGVPVAHEGALPGGGVRFAYFATDAAAAGGIMYEIADAAEPLVYPMMRMIADAARDWDGGEPIRELRL; encoded by the coding sequence ATGAGTCGTCAGTTCGGCGTGATCCGCCAGATCGCCTTCGTCGTTCACGACATCGAGCGCGCGCTCGCCTACTGGACGGAGACGCTCGGCGTCGGGCCGTTCTTCTTGCTGCGCGATCTCCGCCCCGACACGTTCCGCTATCGCGGCGCGCCTTCGCCACCTCCGGCCGTCACGGTCGCCTTGGGAAACTCGGGCGACGTGCAGATCGAGATCATCCAGCAGCACGACGACCGGCCGAGCGCCTATCGCGACTTCCTCGCGAGCGGCCGCGAAGGCCTGCAGCACGTGTCGTCGTGGCTGACCCGCGCCGAGTACGATGCCACCTACGCGCGCATGACGGCCGCCGGCGTCCCGGTGGCGCACGAGGGCGCGCTGCCGGGCGGCGGCGTCCGCTTCGCCTACTTCGCGACCGACGCTGCCGCGGCCGGCGGCATCATGTACGAGATCGCCGACGCCGCCGAGCCGCTGGTGTACCCGATGATGCGGATGATCGCCGACGCGGCGCGCGACTGGGACGGCGGCGAGCCGATCCGCGAGCTCCGGCTCTGA
- a CDS encoding CopG family transcriptional regulator, with the protein MLQVVETQKRTTIYFASDVHRALRLKAASLDRSISDMVNEAVQIVLAEDAEDLASFAQRKAEKGVSFARSSRA; encoded by the coding sequence ATGCTGCAGGTCGTGGAGACTCAGAAGCGCACGACGATCTATTTCGCGTCGGACGTTCACCGCGCCCTCCGGCTGAAGGCGGCGTCGCTCGACCGTTCGATCTCGGACATGGTGAATGAAGCGGTCCAGATCGTCCTCGCCGAGGATGCCGAGGATCTGGCCTCGTTTGCGCAACGCAAGGCCGAGAAGGGCGTGTCGTTCGCGCGTTCGTCCAGAGCATGA
- a CDS encoding acetyl-CoA carboxylase carboxyltransferase subunit, which yields MPKTRTSAKAASTPPPAAVPVAPTLDDPLKDASGAAPPPAGPYDLAVAAGEELRRRPYAASGVLPTLRQHAKGRMTVWERIDVLKDAGTEPTVFYQNWGKNLDGASLVTAVVQIGGRDVALYGHDFTIRAGSMDATNGRKLANLIYLAGNRGMPLIGMNDSAGAYVPAGIGGLDGYAEAFTALRKISGIVPSVMCMFGYNAGGGSYLPRQGSFMIQPADTFFGLTGPGVIKSVLGEDVTPDDLGGPKVHGASGVVDLTVADEVGALRTAERLLSYLPNSNAVAPPVEQTSDPIDRATTEIDVMLRKAFNSPTGFNTPVDVSIIIERICDHGDYFELQPDRARNAITAFGRLNGNVVGFVANNSAVASGQIDVDAAFKIARFVRFCSLYNTPVVFIEDTTGFLPGKDQESRGIVQAGRAMLDAIIDLRTPRILLILRNAFGGAYAAFNSYATGADIVLALPTTRVAVMGPAGKEYVYKDELKQARAAAATRAKAGEDEATIAEWLKGQEGELNQRYERELMNPREALSLGSISEIVMPADLRRVLGQNLEFLLRHYVPGPMTGVQREFH from the coding sequence ATGCCGAAGACTAGGACCAGCGCCAAAGCCGCCTCGACGCCCCCTCCCGCCGCCGTGCCCGTTGCCCCGACGCTCGACGACCCCTTGAAGGACGCGAGCGGCGCGGCGCCGCCTCCGGCCGGCCCCTACGACCTGGCGGTCGCGGCCGGCGAGGAGCTGCGGCGGCGCCCGTACGCGGCCTCGGGCGTGCTCCCGACCCTCCGGCAGCACGCCAAGGGACGCATGACGGTCTGGGAGCGGATCGACGTGCTCAAGGACGCCGGCACCGAGCCGACGGTCTTCTACCAGAACTGGGGGAAGAACCTCGACGGCGCCTCACTCGTGACCGCGGTCGTCCAGATCGGCGGGCGTGACGTCGCGCTCTACGGCCACGACTTCACGATCCGCGCCGGCTCGATGGACGCGACCAACGGTCGGAAGCTCGCGAACCTCATCTATCTCGCCGGCAACCGCGGCATGCCGCTGATCGGCATGAACGACTCGGCCGGCGCCTACGTGCCGGCCGGCATCGGCGGCCTCGACGGCTACGCCGAAGCCTTCACCGCGCTCCGCAAGATCAGCGGCATCGTGCCGAGCGTGATGTGCATGTTCGGCTACAACGCCGGCGGCGGCTCGTACCTGCCCCGCCAGGGCAGCTTCATGATCCAGCCCGCCGACACCTTCTTCGGCCTCACCGGTCCCGGCGTCATCAAGAGCGTGCTCGGCGAGGACGTCACGCCCGACGACCTCGGCGGCCCGAAGGTGCACGGCGCCTCGGGCGTCGTCGATCTCACGGTCGCGGACGAGGTCGGCGCGCTCCGCACCGCCGAGCGCCTGCTCAGCTACCTCCCGAACTCGAACGCCGTCGCGCCCCCCGTCGAGCAGACCTCCGATCCGATCGACCGCGCCACGACCGAGATCGACGTCATGCTGCGCAAGGCCTTCAACTCGCCGACCGGCTTCAACACGCCCGTCGACGTCTCGATCATCATCGAGCGCATCTGCGACCACGGTGACTACTTCGAGCTCCAGCCCGACCGCGCCCGCAACGCCATCACCGCCTTCGGCCGCCTGAACGGCAACGTCGTCGGCTTCGTCGCCAACAACAGCGCGGTCGCGAGCGGCCAGATCGACGTGGACGCGGCCTTCAAGATCGCGCGCTTCGTCCGCTTCTGCAGCCTCTACAACACCCCCGTCGTCTTCATCGAGGACACGACCGGCTTCCTCCCCGGGAAAGACCAGGAGAGCCGCGGCATCGTGCAGGCCGGCCGCGCCATGCTCGACGCCATCATCGACCTCCGCACGCCGCGCATCCTGCTCATCCTCCGGAACGCGTTCGGCGGCGCCTACGCCGCGTTCAACAGCTACGCGACCGGCGCCGACATCGTGTTGGCGCTCCCGACGACGCGCGTCGCCGTCATGGGCCCCGCCGGCAAGGAGTACGTCTACAAGGACGAGCTCAAGCAGGCACGCGCGGCCGCCGCCACGCGCGCGAAGGCCGGCGAGGACGAGGCGACGATCGCCGAGTGGCTGAAGGGCCAGGAAGGCGAGCTCAACCAGCGCTACGAGCGCGAGCTCATGAACCCGCGCGAGGCGCTCAGCCTGGGCTCGATCTCCGAGATCGTGATGCCGGCCGACCTCCGCCGCGTGCTCGGCCAGAACCTCGAGTTCCTGCTCCGCCACTACGTGCCCGGTCCGATGACCGGGGTGCAGCGCGAGTTTCATTGA
- a CDS encoding ATP-binding protein, whose translation MAFIGGARQVGKTTLALTLVGREATEAHPAYLSWDDPRDAARLRRLELPAAEPLLVLDEIHKYARWRNLVKGLYDKERSRRHVVVTGSARLDYYRKGGDSLANRYRYFRLHPFSLGELNRTPARSDVETLLRFGGFPEPLLRQDEREHRIWQRDRVSRVVRQDLRDLEHVREISLVEQLVDMLPARVGAPLSVKSLREDLQVDHKTVERWLTILENLYLCFRILPFGPPKVRAVKKERKLYLWDWSMVPDDGPRFENLVAAQLLKYCHFVEDGEGHVMELRFLRDTDRREVDFVVLKNRRPLFAVECKSGDRAPSPSIRYFAERTAIPRFFQVHLGDRHFDTGPVTVLPFRTFCRELALP comes from the coding sequence ATGGCGTTCATCGGGGGCGCGAGACAGGTCGGCAAGACGACGCTCGCGCTGACGCTCGTCGGCCGCGAGGCCACCGAGGCGCACCCGGCCTACCTCAGTTGGGACGATCCGCGCGATGCCGCTCGCCTCCGCCGCTTGGAGCTCCCAGCCGCCGAGCCCCTTCTGGTCCTCGACGAGATCCACAAGTACGCGCGCTGGAGGAACCTCGTGAAGGGCCTCTACGACAAGGAACGGTCACGCCGCCATGTCGTCGTCACCGGCTCGGCGCGGCTCGACTACTACCGAAAGGGCGGCGACTCGCTCGCCAACCGCTACCGATACTTCCGCCTGCATCCGTTCTCCCTGGGCGAGCTGAACCGGACGCCGGCGCGCAGCGACGTCGAGACGCTCCTGCGGTTCGGCGGGTTCCCGGAACCCCTCCTGCGCCAGGATGAGCGCGAGCACCGCATCTGGCAACGCGATCGCGTCTCGCGTGTGGTGCGACAGGACCTTCGGGATCTCGAGCACGTCCGCGAGATCTCACTCGTCGAGCAGCTCGTCGACATGCTGCCGGCACGGGTCGGCGCACCGCTCTCCGTGAAGAGCCTGCGCGAGGATCTCCAGGTCGATCACAAGACGGTGGAGCGTTGGCTGACGATCCTCGAGAACCTCTACCTGTGCTTCCGCATTCTGCCCTTCGGTCCTCCCAAGGTCCGGGCCGTGAAGAAGGAGCGCAAGCTCTATCTCTGGGACTGGTCGATGGTCCCGGACGACGGTCCCCGCTTCGAGAACCTCGTGGCCGCGCAGCTACTCAAGTACTGCCACTTCGTGGAGGATGGCGAAGGACACGTCATGGAGCTGCGCTTCTTACGGGACACCGATCGCCGCGAGGTCGACTTCGTCGTCCTGAAGAACCGGCGGCCCCTCTTTGCCGTGGAATGCAAGAGCGGTGACCGCGCCCCGAGCCCATCCATCCGCTATTTCGCCGAGCGCACGGCCATTCCGCGCTTCTTCCAGGTCCATCTCGGCGACCGGCATTTCGACACCGGCCCCGTGACGGTGCTCCCGTTCCGGACGTTCTGCCGCGAGCTCGCTCTCCCCTGA
- a CDS encoding lytic murein transglycosylase, with product MNARRTRAGTLAALLAIGVPSGVAPAPAADGPAFDAWLAGFRPRVLARGVSAATFDRVAAGLAPDPRVLDEVRNQPEFREELWQYLNRRVSEWRLVTGKEKAGEHAELLARIERDYGVPPAVLLGLWGIESAYGDPIVQKNHARPVVPALATLAWREPRRRDYWARELVNTFVIVERGWAAPHDLRGSWAGAMGHTQWMPDTWLTLGIDYDGDGRVSPFGSPADALGSSARFLVRRGHYRRGEPWGTEVRLPTGMRERDGSQSYRAWAKAGISRADGTPFPRPDATARLWIPVAGGPAFLLEPNFYAVRSYNPSSNYTLAVLHLGDRVLGGAPFVQAFPGSERPPTLAELQEIQRRLTALGYDTGGVDGRVGNQTRLAARRFQQHIGVTPADGYAGVTLLAKLRAAEQPAAPQRRGPLGDGREAAT from the coding sequence TTGAACGCGCGGCGCACGCGCGCCGGAACGCTCGCCGCGCTGCTCGCGATCGGCGTGCCGAGCGGCGTCGCGCCCGCGCCGGCAGCGGACGGCCCGGCGTTCGACGCCTGGCTCGCGGGGTTCCGGCCCCGCGTGCTCGCGCGCGGCGTGTCGGCCGCGACGTTCGACCGGGTCGCGGCGGGCCTCGCGCCCGACCCGCGCGTGCTCGACGAGGTGCGGAATCAGCCCGAGTTCCGCGAGGAGCTCTGGCAGTACCTGAATCGCCGCGTGTCCGAGTGGCGGCTCGTGACCGGCAAGGAGAAGGCCGGCGAGCATGCGGAGCTCCTCGCGCGCATCGAGCGCGACTACGGGGTGCCACCCGCGGTGCTCCTCGGGCTCTGGGGAATCGAGTCGGCCTACGGCGACCCCATCGTGCAGAAGAACCACGCGCGCCCGGTCGTTCCCGCGCTCGCGACACTCGCCTGGCGCGAGCCGCGGCGCCGCGACTACTGGGCGCGCGAGCTCGTGAACACGTTCGTGATCGTCGAGCGCGGATGGGCGGCGCCCCACGACCTTCGGGGCTCGTGGGCCGGCGCCATGGGCCACACGCAGTGGATGCCCGACACCTGGCTCACGCTCGGCATCGACTACGACGGGGACGGCCGCGTCTCGCCCTTCGGCTCGCCCGCCGACGCGCTCGGGTCGAGCGCGCGCTTCCTCGTGCGTCGCGGCCACTACCGGCGCGGCGAGCCGTGGGGCACGGAGGTGCGGCTGCCGACGGGGATGCGCGAGCGGGACGGGTCGCAGAGCTACCGCGCCTGGGCGAAGGCCGGCATCAGCCGCGCCGACGGCACACCGTTCCCGCGTCCCGACGCGACCGCCCGCCTCTGGATCCCCGTCGCCGGCGGACCCGCGTTCCTGCTCGAGCCGAACTTCTACGCCGTCCGCTCCTACAATCCGTCGAGCAACTACACCCTCGCGGTCCTCCACCTCGGCGACCGCGTGCTCGGCGGCGCCCCCTTCGTGCAGGCGTTCCCCGGCAGCGAGCGCCCGCCGACGCTCGCCGAGCTCCAGGAGATCCAGCGCCGCCTCACCGCGCTCGGCTACGACACCGGCGGCGTCGACGGCCGAGTCGGGAACCAGACGCGACTCGCCGCGCGCCGCTTCCAGCAGCACATCGGCGTGACGCCAGCCGACGGCTACGCGGGCGTCACCCTGCTCGCGAAGCTGCGGGCAGCCGAGCAGCCCGCCGCCCCCCAGCGCCGCGGACCCCTCGGCGATGGGCGCGAGGCCGCCACATGA
- a CDS encoding DUF4143 domain-containing protein — MRGRTLERHQQRPAARLRRGFPRAYLAPSLQASFAWREDFIRTFLARDLAELGVRVPATTMRRFWTMVAHCSGGIWNGSAIGSSLGESHTTIRRHLDALSSALVVRVLQPWFENLAKRQVKSPKVYVRDSGLLHALLSVRSQTDLDRHPQLGASWEGFVIEQLLAQTRPGDSYYWRTQAGAELDLLLLHRGQRWGVEVKYADAPRLTPSMTTAHDDLKLHRLLVVYPGERSYRLAPKVEAMPMQAAVELLHGGRGGPW; from the coding sequence ATGCGCGGTCGTACCCTTGAGCGACACCAGCAGCGTCCGGCCGCGAGGTTGCGCCGCGGCTTTCCCAGGGCCTACCTGGCGCCGTCGCTGCAGGCGAGCTTCGCCTGGCGGGAGGATTTCATCCGGACCTTTCTGGCGCGGGATCTGGCCGAGCTCGGAGTGCGCGTTCCCGCCACCACGATGCGCCGCTTCTGGACGATGGTGGCCCACTGTTCCGGCGGCATCTGGAACGGATCGGCGATCGGCAGCTCGCTCGGCGAGTCGCATACGACGATACGCCGCCATCTCGATGCCCTGTCCTCGGCACTGGTGGTGCGCGTGCTGCAACCCTGGTTCGAGAACCTCGCTAAGCGGCAGGTGAAGTCCCCGAAGGTCTACGTACGGGATTCCGGCCTGTTGCATGCCCTGCTGAGTGTGCGCTCGCAGACGGACTTGGACCGGCACCCTCAGCTCGGCGCGTCCTGGGAGGGCTTCGTCATCGAGCAGCTGCTCGCGCAGACACGACCCGGGGATTCGTACTACTGGCGCACACAGGCTGGTGCCGAGCTCGATCTGTTGCTGCTGCACCGGGGGCAGCGATGGGGTGTGGAGGTGAAGTACGCCGACGCGCCCAGACTCACGCCTTCCATGACCACGGCCCACGACGATCTGAAACTGCACCGCCTGCTCGTCGTGTATCCGGGTGAGCGCAGTTATCGGCTGGCGCCCAAGGTGGAGGCCATGCCCATGCAGGCCGCGGTGGAGTTGCTCCACGGCGGTCGAGGAGGGCCGTGGTGA
- a CDS encoding type II toxin-antitoxin system RelE/ParE family toxin — MVARIRSLGADPRPAGSEKLAGYTDRHRIRQDGYQIVYLIDDERHEVTVYNVGHRKDVRR; from the coding sequence GTGGTCGCGCGGATCCGGTCACTCGGCGCCGATCCCCGGCCGGCCGGATCCGAGAAACTCGCGGGATACACGGATCGGCATCGCATCCGACAGGACGGCTACCAAATCGTCTACCTCATCGACGACGAGCGGCACGAAGTAACGGTCTACAACGTCGGGCATCGCAAGGACGTCCGTCGCTGA